Proteins encoded by one window of Salvia splendens isolate huo1 chromosome 14, SspV2, whole genome shotgun sequence:
- the LOC121764838 gene encoding mitochondrial inner membrane protease ATP23-like, producing the protein MARATRNNSQPTSGGGSVPSAAPGGGLPMTECEKMIRRSLRDPKVKFLREKLEKSGCGIGSNFIKGYNCEEAIAGGYNRAEGVVVCCNHLQIQDQVTQVVIHELIHAYDDCRAANLDWANCAHHACAEIRAAHLSGDCHYKRELVRGFLKLRGHEQECVRRRVMQSLASNPNCSETAAKDATEGVWNICYNDTEPFDTVP; encoded by the exons ATGGCGCGTGCTACTAGGAATAATTCTCAGCCTACTTCAGGCGGTGGTTCCGTCCCTTCCGCCGCTCCCGGCGGCGGCTTGCCGATGACCGAATGCGAGAAGATGATCCGACGAAGTCTCAGAG ATCCCAAGGTGAAATTTCTCAGGGAGAAGCTGGAGAAATCGGGGTGTGGTATTGGAAGCAATTTCATTAAGGGATACAACTGTGAAGAAGCCATAGCCGGTGGATACAATAGGGCTGAAGGG GTAGTGGTGTGTTGTAATCATTTGCAAATACAAGATCAAGTTACCCAAGTGGTGATTCATGAGCTGATTCATGCATATGACGATTGTCGAGCTGCAAACTTGGACTGGGCAAACTGCGCTCATCATGCCTGCGCCGAG ATTCGAGCTGCTCATCTCAGTGGTGATTGCCATTACAAAAGAGAGCTAGTTCGTGGTTTTCTAAAGCTAAGAGGTCATGAGCAA GAATGTGTTCGGCGAAGAGTAATGCAATCCCTCGCTTCAAACCCGAACTGCTCAGAAACAGCAGCAAAGGATGCGACGGAAGGTGTTTGGAATATTTGCTATAATGATACAGAGCCCTTTGATACAGTTCCTTGA
- the LOC121764286 gene encoding uncharacterized protein LOC121764286 translates to MVFPFSLEDDAKDWLDSMEPNSIRTWEAMVEKCLEKYYPPSEALKRQLEIISFEMVPQESIRGAWERFKGLMKRCPHHGLNPTHQVLIFYRGCLPEAKRELNLSAGGSLLKKGEAEAIEVIERVTSNDEGWNNERSRVHRVAFAAESSHMDSMYKQIELIHKKLDLMGMGPAVQERQEGVEDVNYIHQGGNSYYNNSRPNQGGGGYNQFGNKAHPNLSYGKPNNSLQPPPGFTVSQGMITEPQKKSSKDILNAFMIQSHKNMEHTNQRLEKVENDVHGMTVHMKGIETQMSQIAQAVSSQHKPGQFPGQPNVNPKDCKAIYLRSGTSYESPPMPEVEAKEVPEEKKEEEIEVESPLIQSEVQPEAIATPTPKEVKIHFPQVVQKKKLDEKLVKFLEIFKRVHLNIPLIEALQQMPGYLKFLKEIISKKKRMVDYETVNLTENCSAIIQQKMPAKMKDPGSFNISCVIGNDRQTKALCDLGASINLMPLSFFRKLKFGVLKLTTFTLQMADKSVKFPNGLLENVLVRVIDFIFPVDFVVLDMKEDPNVPLILGRPFLATGKALIDVTKGELTLRHGNKTAILSLLDKMKRHEVESSKRVEEVPLKVEDCKMIQVAHVKAKDDGVEKPLEEIFMPEWLFEDEHRLGGKKKKVAKLESGRSNGGVVGEDVKATWWKKRLYKLYLAAKAKTGPDDIIRVRLDHRVKLEDRRANDVKQLRYEGGNP, encoded by the coding sequence ATGGTGTTCCCTTTCTCTCTGGAGGATGATGCCAAGGATTGGTTGGACAGTATGGAGCCCAACTCCATTCGCACGTGGGAGGCCATGGTGGAAAAATGTTTAGAAAAATACTATCCACCGAGTGAGGCTTTGAAGAGACAGTTAGAAATCATTTCGTTTGAGATGGTTCCCCAAGAGAGTATCCGAGGAGCGTGGGAAAGATTCAAGGGACTGATGAAGAGGTGTCCCCACCATGGGCTGAATCCGACGCATCAAGTCCTAATATTCTATAGGGGGTGTCTGCCTGAAGCAAAGCGCGAACTGAATTTGAGCGCAGGGGGGTCATTGCTAAAGAAGGGAGAAGCAGAGGCCATAGAGGTGATTGAGAGAGTGACCTCTAATGATGAAGGCTGGAACAACGAGAGGAGCAGAGTACACAGGGTAGCATTTGCCGCAGAGAGCAGCCATATGGACAGTATGTATAAACAAATTGAGCTCATCCACAAGAAGTTAGATCTCATGGGGATGGGACCGGCTGTGCAGGAGCGACAAGAGGGTGTAGAGGATGTTAACTATATACACCAAGGGGGCAATAGCTACTATAACAACTCCCGCCCCAATCAAGGGGGTGGAGGTTACAACCAATTTGGGAACAAGGCGCATCCTAATCTATCGTATGGGAAGCCCAACAATTCCCTGCAGCCACCACCGGGGTTCACAGTTTCTCAAGGGATGATCACTGAGCCGCAAAAGAAAAGTTCAAAGGACATACTGAATGCATTCATGATACAGTCACACAAGAACATGGAGCATACCAATCAAAGGCTAGAGAAGGTTGAGAATGATGTCCACGGCATGACAGTACATATGAAGGGCATAGAGACGCAGATGAGTCAGATTGCTCAAGCTGTGAGCAGTCAGCATAAGCCAGGGCAGTTCCCAGGACAGCCAAATGTGAACCCCAAGGATTGCAAGGCAATCTACTTAAGGAGTGGGACAAGCTATGAGAGTCCTCCTATGCCCGAAGTGGAAGCTAAGGAAGTACCCgaagagaaaaaagaagaggAGATTGAGGTGGAATCACCTCTTATACAATCTGAGGTTCAACCCGAGGCAATTGCTACTCCCACGCCAAAAGAGGTTAAAATTCATTTTCCTCAAGTGGTGCAAAAGAAGAAGTTGGACGAGAAGCTTGTTAAGTTCCTTGAGATCTTCAAGAGAGTGCACCTCAATATTCCTCTTATTGAGGCTCTTCAACAAATGCCCGGCTACCTCAAGTTTTTGAAAGAGATTATATCCAAGAAGAAGAGGATGGTTGATTATGAAACCGTGAATTTGACCGAGAATTGTAGTGCAATCATCCAACAAAAGATGCCGGCAAAGATGAAAGATCCGGGGAGCTTCAACATTTCTTGTGTGATCGGGAATGATAGGCAAACTAAGGCCTTGTGTGACTTAGGGGCAAGTATAAATCTCATGCCTTTAAGCTTCTTCCGGAAGTTGAAGTTTGGTGTCTTGAAGCTAACTACCTTTACCCTCCAAATGGCGGATAAATCCGTCAAATTCCCGAATGGACTCCTTGAGAATGTATTGGTAAGGGTGATTGATTTTATCTTCCCCGTGGACTTTGTTGTTTTGGACATGAAGGAGGATCCAAATGTCCCTCTCATCCTTGGAAGACCATTCCTAGCAACCGGGAAAGCTCTAATTGACGTCACTAAGGGAGAACTCACCCTTAGGCATGGAAACAAGACGGCCATTCTCTCTTTGTTGGACAAGATGAAGCGCCATGAAGTAGAATCGTCCAAGAGAGTGGAAGAGGTGCCCTTGAAAGTTGAAGATTGTAAGATGATACAAGTGGCACATGTGAAGGCTAAGGATGATGGGGTTGAGAAACCTTTGGAGGAGATATTTATGCCCGAATGGCTGTTTGAAGACGAACATAGATTGGGGGGTAAAAAGAAGAAGGTGGCCAAATTGGAAAGTGGAAGATCTAACGGAGGTGTTGTTGGGGAAGATGTGAAGGCCACTTGGTGGAAGAAGCGGCTTTACAAGCTCTATTTGGCCGCTAAAGCAAAGACGGGCCCCGATGACATTATCCGAGTGAGGTTGGACCATAGAGTTAAGCTTGAAGACCGTCGGGCAAACGATGTTAAACAATTGCGCTATGAgggaggcaacccctag